Proteins encoded together in one Vigna angularis cultivar LongXiaoDou No.4 chromosome 5, ASM1680809v1, whole genome shotgun sequence window:
- the LOC108339107 gene encoding acidic leucine-rich nuclear phosphoprotein 32-related protein 1 translates to MADERIKVLVHHTGYFVTQDNGNLKFDGEITEWSCDPDLWSYFGILASVKDLGHIDIKELWYSLGGALVVPDRLELLTDDRGAMHMLNIARLNDEVHLYVVHNTMEPDIIEMIEGEVGREMEEGEGEVQPEVGTQMEEVHGHGDGEQVDREMKEGDGEQVGREMEEGEGEVQLEVGTQVEEVQGHGDGEQVDREMEEGDGEQVGREMEEGEGEVQLEVGTQMEEVQGHGDQVDREMEEGEGEIQPEVDVEVHSEVAKQIENGDDEVEEEEIHDAEEAEVHDVHDFELQDVQEDEDEDKDDGGNEDDDEGGHDGDDEGRHDAGDEFDDEDEDVDDGEYENVYDSISEESLVDVRVECDIGTSKGQPCSLEGECSRRTDNDSMHDVRGLSDIEWVSDELDSGPDSENNDASIPKTLFPTFTMPKSLGEYKWEVGTYFTKKKEFTDAIRGYALSNGRHLKFIKNDKKKVTVKCMGGNGKCKWYAYCAYMCGAKSW, encoded by the coding sequence ATGGCTGATGAACGTATTAAAGTTTTGGTCCACCATACTGGCTATTTTGTTACACAAGATAATGggaatttaaaatttgatggagagaTAACAGAATGGTCTTGTGATCCAGACCTGTGGAGCTATTTTGGAATATTAGCTTCAGTGAAAGACTTAGGTCATATAGACATAAAAGAACTTTGGTACAGTTTAGGAGGTGCTTTAGTAGTGCCAGATAGGTTAGAATTATTGACTGATGATAGGGGTGCCATGCATATGCTGAATATTGCAaggttaaatgatgaagttcatTTGTACGTGGTTCATAATACCATGGAACCAGACATAATAGAAATGATTGAGGGTGAAGTTGGTAGAGAAATGGAGGAGGGTGAGGGTGAGGTTCAGCCTGAAGTTGGAACACAAATGGAGGAGGTTCATGGTCATGGTGATGGTGAACAAGTTGATAGAGAAATGAAGGAGGGTGATGGTGAACAAGTTGGTAGAGAAATGGAGGAAGGTGAGGGTGAGGTTCAGCTTGAAGTTGGAACACAAGTGGAGGAGGTTCAGGGTCATGGTGATGGTGAACAAGTTGATAGAGAAATGGAGGAGGGTGATGGTGAACAAGTTGGTAGAGAAATGGAGGAGGGTGAGGGTGAGGTTCAGCTTGAAGTTGGAACACAAATGGAGGAGGTTCAGGGTCATGGTGATCAAGTTGATAGAGAAATGGAGGAGGGTGAGGGTGAGATTCAACCTGAAGTTGATGTAGAGGTTCATAGTGAAGTTGCTAAACAGATTGAAAATGGAGACGATGAAGTAGAGGAGGAAGAAATACATGATGCAGAGGAGGCTGAAGTACATGATGTACATGATTTTGAGCTACAGGATGTACAAGAAGATGAGGATGAGGATAAGGATGATGGTGGAAATGAGGATGACGATGAGGGTGGacatgatggtgatgatgaggGTAGACATGATGCTGGAGATGAATTTGACGATGAGGATGAGGATGTAGATGATGgtgaatatgaaaatgtataTGACTCTATTAGTGAAGAAAGTCTAGTTGATGTCAGGGTTGAATGTGACATTGGGACTTCTAAAGGACAACCTTGCAGTCTAGAAGGTGAATGTTCAAGGAGAACTGATAATGATTCCATGCATGATGTTCGTGGGTTGTCTGACATTGAGTGGGTGTCAGATGAGTTGGATAGTGGTCCAGATAGTGAGAATAATGATGCTTCCATTCCCAAAACTTTGTTCCCCACATTTACTATGCCTAAAAGTTTGGGGGAATATAAATGGGAAGTAGGAACCTATTTCACTAAGAAAAAGGAATTCACTGATGCAATTAGGGGGTATGCACTGAGTAATGGTAGacatttaaaattcattaagaaTGACAAGAAGAAGGTTACTGTAAAATGTATGGGGGGCAATGGGAAATGCAAATGGTATGCTTATTGTGCCTATATGTGTGGTGCCAAGTCATGGTAG